In Sphingopyxis sp. CCNWLW2, a single window of DNA contains:
- a CDS encoding acyl-CoA dehydrogenase family protein, translating to MKLGFSPEEEAFRAEAAAWLKAELEGPFTDVRGLTSLTEMPERRRAWERRLGEAGWSCVGWPKVYGGRDATLAQQVIFAEEYARAGAPPRLNHIGIELAGPTILAFGTEEQKARFLPAIARGEEIWCQGYSEPGAGSDLANVRTRAWRDGDDWVIEGQKVWTSLAQFSDWIFVIARTEEGSKGPKGLSFLLVPVDQSGVTVRPIHQITGEAEFNETFFDGAHTDAANILGAPGDGWTVAMGLLGFERGVSTLAQQMGFRNELDAVIAAARANGEAKNPLIRQRIAKAEIGLKLMRYGALRMLTDAEDGKLNPSALTYKIQWATWRRDLGELAMDVLGQAGETVAGHEYAFPALPNLFLYSRADTIYGGTNEIQRNIIAERALGLPREPRGDLK from the coding sequence ATGAAGCTCGGATTTTCCCCTGAGGAAGAAGCCTTCCGCGCCGAAGCCGCCGCATGGCTCAAGGCCGAGCTGGAAGGCCCCTTCACCGACGTGCGCGGGCTCACCAGCCTGACCGAAATGCCCGAACGCCGCCGCGCCTGGGAGCGCCGGCTGGGTGAAGCGGGCTGGAGTTGCGTCGGCTGGCCCAAGGTCTATGGCGGGCGCGATGCGACGCTCGCGCAGCAGGTCATCTTCGCCGAGGAATATGCGCGCGCGGGCGCCCCGCCCCGGCTCAACCATATCGGCATCGAACTCGCCGGCCCGACCATCCTCGCCTTCGGCACTGAGGAGCAAAAGGCGCGCTTTCTCCCCGCGATCGCACGCGGCGAAGAAATCTGGTGCCAGGGCTATTCGGAGCCCGGCGCCGGCTCCGACCTTGCCAATGTCCGCACCCGCGCATGGCGCGACGGCGACGACTGGGTGATCGAGGGGCAGAAGGTCTGGACCAGCCTCGCGCAATTTTCCGACTGGATTTTCGTGATCGCGCGCACCGAGGAGGGATCGAAGGGCCCCAAGGGACTCTCTTTCCTGCTCGTCCCCGTCGACCAAAGCGGCGTCACTGTCCGTCCGATCCATCAGATCACCGGCGAGGCCGAGTTCAACGAGACGTTTTTCGACGGCGCGCACACCGACGCCGCCAACATCCTCGGCGCGCCCGGCGATGGCTGGACGGTCGCGATGGGGCTGCTCGGCTTTGAGCGCGGCGTCTCGACGCTTGCGCAGCAAATGGGCTTTCGCAACGAACTCGACGCGGTGATCGCCGCGGCGCGCGCCAATGGTGAGGCGAAAAACCCGCTCATCCGCCAGCGCATCGCCAAGGCCGAGATCGGCCTGAAGCTGATGCGCTATGGCGCGCTGCGCATGCTCACCGATGCCGAGGACGGCAAGCTCAACCCGTCGGCGCTCACCTACAAGATTCAGTGGGCGACATGGCGCCGCGATCTCGGCGAGCTTGCAATGGACGTGCTGGGACAGGCGGGCGAGACCGTCGCGGGGCACGAATACGCCTTCCCCGCGCTGCCCAACCTGTTCCTCTATAGCCGTGCCGACACGATCTATGGCGGCACGAACGAAATTCAGCGCAACATCATCGCCGAGCGCGCGCTGGGGCTACCCCGCGAACCGCGCGGCGACCTCAAGTAA
- a CDS encoding acyl-CoA dehydrogenase family protein — MHFAFTDEQAMIAETAKTFFAENATSERTRAAMADTGVDKPLWQAFTGELGLAGVAIPEALGGVGLGMVELAILAEEGGRHTAALPLLASLGLAAPAILAGGTDEQKARLLPRLASGDLVASFAAVNMGGTPGATLSDGTLTGAALLVPHGASAGLFVVAADNGVAIVERGALGLGITPLTSMDQTRPYARLDFGGVAVETLADPRAAVHAALTTGWLAIAADALGGAQACLDRTVAYTQERIQFGRSIGSFQAVKHRMADMMVAIEQTRSAVYWAACAIDEGSDEAPFAVHAAKAFACDTYSHCAGEMIQLHGGIGFTWEHDAHLYFKRARSNASLLGTPDWHREQVAGLAGLDEAA, encoded by the coding sequence ATGCATTTCGCCTTCACCGACGAACAGGCGATGATTGCCGAGACGGCGAAGACATTCTTTGCGGAGAATGCGACGAGCGAACGCACGCGTGCGGCGATGGCCGACACGGGTGTCGACAAGCCGCTGTGGCAGGCTTTCACCGGCGAACTCGGACTCGCCGGCGTCGCGATTCCCGAGGCACTCGGCGGCGTCGGGCTCGGCATGGTCGAGCTTGCGATCCTGGCCGAGGAAGGGGGGCGGCACACCGCGGCGCTGCCGCTGCTCGCCAGCCTTGGGCTTGCCGCCCCCGCGATCCTTGCGGGCGGCACCGACGAGCAGAAGGCGCGGCTCCTACCCCGCCTCGCGTCGGGCGATCTCGTGGCAAGCTTCGCCGCGGTGAATATGGGTGGAACGCCGGGCGCGACGCTCAGCGACGGGACGCTAACCGGCGCCGCGCTCCTCGTGCCGCACGGTGCCAGCGCAGGCCTGTTCGTGGTCGCGGCCGACAATGGCGTCGCGATCGTCGAGCGCGGCGCCCTCGGGCTCGGCATCACCCCGCTTACCAGCATGGACCAGACGCGTCCCTATGCCCGGCTCGATTTCGGCGGGGTCGCCGTCGAAACGCTCGCCGATCCGCGCGCCGCCGTCCACGCCGCCCTCACCACCGGGTGGCTCGCCATCGCCGCCGATGCGTTGGGCGGGGCGCAGGCGTGTCTCGACCGGACGGTCGCCTATACGCAGGAACGCATCCAGTTTGGCCGGTCGATCGGCAGTTTCCAGGCAGTCAAGCACCGGATGGCGGACATGATGGTCGCGATCGAGCAGACGCGCTCGGCGGTCTATTGGGCCGCCTGCGCGATCGACGAAGGGTCGGACGAAGCACCGTTCGCGGTCCACGCCGCCAAGGCGTTCGCTTGCGATACCTATAGCCACTGCGCGGGCGAGATGATCCAGCTCCACGGCGGCATCGGTTTCACCTGGGAGCATGACGCGCATCTCTATTTCAAGCGCGCGCGCAGCAACGCGAGCCTGCTCGGCACCCCCGACTGGCACCGCGAACAGGTGGCGGGGCTTGCCGGATTGGACGAAGCAGCATGA